The Desulfuromonas sp. nucleotide sequence TCAGGACGCCGCCTGGGCTACGGGGGTTGGGGACGTTCTGGAAAAGCTGCCCGGTCTGCCCCCGGTCTGGTACGTTCTGGTGAACCCCGGGATCAGCGTTTCCACGGCCTGGGTTTACCGAAATTTGGGGTTGACATCGACGGGGGGGGTGGCTAAAATGCCAAGGTTTTTCAGGACATCAGGGGAGCTTGTGCGTCTGCTGCACAATGACCTTGAGCGTGTGACCATCGCACGCCACCCGCAGGTTGCCGAAATCAAAGGACGTTTGCTCGATCTCGGAGCCGAGGGGTCCCTCATGTCCGGCAGCGGACCTACGGTGTTCGGGGTTTTTGCTTCGGAGGGGGCGGCCCAGGGGGCGCTGGAGGCTCTCGGGCAAACTCCCGGGTGGCGGACCTTCGGGGTCCGGCCCCTTTAGGGACGCTAAGCTGCCGAGGCGTTGAATGAATTTGATGGGGCGTCGCCAAGCGGTAAGGCACCGGATTTTGATTCCGGCATACCCAGGTTCGAATCCTGGCGCCCCAGCCATCAAAAACAACCTATCGTTCGCAGGGCCGCTCGATCGACGGGCCCCTTCGGCGAGAGGTGTTCTCTTTTCGCCTAGGTCATGGATATCCATGGCCTACAGTTTTTCCAAGCTTTTAGTGAGGATAGTCCGTGGACAAGCTTAAGATCTTTTCCGGCAACTCTAACATCCCGCTGGCCCGGGAGATCTGTGGTCACCTGGCAGTTCCTCTCGGCAGCGCCACCGTGCGCACATTCTCCGACGGCGAGATCATGGTGGAGATCGGAGAGAATGTGCGGGGGACGGACGTTTACATCGTCCAGTCCACCTGCGCCCCCTCCAACAACACCCTGATGGAACTGCTGGTCATGATCGATGCGCTCAAGCGGGCCTCGGCGGCCAGCATCACTGCGGTCATTCCCTACTTTGGTTATGCCCGGCAGGATCGCAAGGTCGCTCCGCGGACCCCGATAACCAGCAAGTTGGTCGCCGATATCCTTGTCACTGCCGGGGCAACCCGGGTGATGACCATGGACCTGCATGCCAGTCAGATCCAGGGTTTTTTCAACGTTCCGGTGGACAACCTCTACGCTGCCCCGGTTATTTTGGCCGATATCAAGAAGCGTTTCGAAGGCCGGGTTGTTGTGGTTTCTCCAGATGCGGGGGGGACTGAGCGGGCCAGGGCTTTCGCCAAGCGTCTCGACGCCGGATTGGCGATTATCGACAAGCGGCGCAGCGGTCCCAACGTTTCCGAGGTCATGCACATCATCGGTGATGTCTCCGGGGAAACCTGCATTATCGTCGACGACATGATCGATACCGCGGGCACTCTCTGTCAGGCCGCTCAGGCTCTTAAGGAACAAGGGGCCAAGGAAATTCACGCTTTTGCAACCCATGCCGTCCTCTCCGGGCCGGCCCTGGAGCGTATCGAGCAAAGCTGCATGCACGAGGTGGTGGTGACCAACACCATTCCGGCAGTCGATAAGCCCCAGAAGTGTTCAAGGTTGAGGGTGCTGTCGGTGGCGGAGTTGCTGGCCGAGGCCCTTCGTCGTACCCACGACAACGCATCGGTCAGCTCCCTGTTCGTGTAGATATCTGCCGGCCCCGCAGGGTCCGGCACTGCCCAGTCACCCCGAGAATGGAGGAATAGATATATGGCTCAGACAGAACTGAAAGTCGTCTCGCGAGACGAGGTCGGCAAGGGGGCCGCTCGCAGTCTGCGTCGCCAGGGATTGGTCCCGGCCGTTGTATACGGCAAGGGGATGGAACCCTGCCCCCTGACCGTGGACCCGAAGGCCCTTTCCCAGGCGATTGCCACCGAGGCCGGATGGAACACCCTGATCACCCTCAAGGGTGAGGGGGCTTTCGACGGCCAGGTTGTCATCCTTAAGGACATGCAGGTCGACCCGATCAGGCGGGATACCCATCACGCCGACTTCCAGGCCATTGACGTCAACAAGAAGGTGAATGTCATGGTGCCGGTCCAGGCGGTGGGCAAGTCCGAAGGTGAAAAGCTCGGCGGCAGCCTCCAGGTCATCCGCAAGGAGATCGAGGTGGTCTGTCTGCCGACCGCAATCCCCAGTTCCATCGAGGTCGATGTAGCCGCTATGACCATCGGAGACGTCGTCCATGTTGATGAGCTTCAGTTGCCCGAAGGGGTCGAGGCGCCTCACGATGTGAACTTCACCGTCATCACCCTCACCGGCCACAAGGCCGAAGAGGAAGAGGGCGAAGAGGGTGAAGAGGGCGAAGAGGGCGAAGAAGAGGTCTAGGCGAGGATTCCTTGAAACTGGTTGCCGGCCTGGGAAACCCCGGGCCAAAATATGCCGGAACCCGGCACAACATCGGTTTCATGGCGGCAGAGCTGCTCGCTGGGCGCTCCGGTATCGCCCTGAAGAAACAGGGCCACCAGGGCGTCTATGGTTTCGGCCGGGCCTGCGGGGAGGAAACCACTATCCTCCTGCCTCAGACCTACATGAACCGAAGCGGGTCCAGCGTCGGCTCCATGTGCAAATCCCTCGGAATCTCTCCGGGGGATTTGGTTGTGTTGCACGACGATATCGACCTGCCCTTCGGCACCCTCCGGATCAAAGTCGGTGGGGGGCACGGGGGGCACAACGGCATTCGCTGTATCCGCGAAGTGCTGGGCACCGGAGAATTCGTCCGGGTCAAACTGGGGGTAGGACGACCCGCGGGGGGAGGGGATGTGGCCGGTTTTGTGCTGAATCCCTTTTCGGCTGCGGAGAGGAAGGTTTTGGAGAAGGTTCTGGAACTTGCGGTGGAAGCTGTTGAGGCGATTGTTGCCCTGGGCCCCCAGAAGGCGATGAACGAATTCAACAACCGCGCGATCGACATTTAAAAGGAAAAGAGGGGGAAAAAGGCTAATGGAACTGCAGATGTTCGCACCGATTCTGGGCGCCGTCGGGTTCGTCATCGCGATCGTGATGTACAACCTGGTCAAGGCTCAACCTGTTGGCGACGAGAAGATGAAAGACATTTCCGAGCAGATTCACGCCGGCGCCATGGCGTTTCTCGGCCGTGAGTACCGGGTGCTCGCCATCTTCATCGTACTGGTGTTCTTCCTCATCGCCATAGGGATGAGCTTTGAGACCGCTTTCGCGTTCCTCGGCGGGGCGATCTGCTCCATGACCTGCGGCTTTATCGGCATGAAGGCCGCGACCCGGGCCAACGTGCGGACCGCCGAGGCGGCCCGCCAGTCCGGTCAGGCCAAGGCCCTCGAGGTTTCCTTTAATGGCGGCGCCGTTATGGGCCTTGCCGTTGCCTCCCTCGGCCTGGTCGGGGTTGGTGTCGCCTACATCTTTTTCGGCGGCGACCCTGAGACCTCCAAATACATCAACGGCTTCGCCATGGGCGCTTCGTCCATCGCTCTCTTTGCCCGTGTCGGCGGCGGGATCTACACCAAGGCTGCCGACGTCGGCGCCGACCTTGTCGGCAAGGTCGAGGCCGGCATTCCCGAAGACGACCCCCGCAACCCCGGGGTTATCGCGGATAACGTCGGCGACTGCGTCGGCGATACCGCCGGAATGGGCGCCGACATCTTCGAGTCCTACGTCGGCTCGATCATCGCGACCATCGCCATCGCCGCAGCCGCCGGCCCCGAACTCCTGGCTAAGCTCGGCTCCGGTACCGATATTCAGTCGAACGCCATGCTGCTGCCTTTGGCTCTGGCCATTGTTGGCCTGCTCTTCTCTTTTGTCGGCATCGGTTCGATGAAGGTCCTCAAGGGGCTCGATCCTGCCAAGGCTCTTCACTACACCACCTTCGTCGCCGCCGGCGGCTTCCTGGTCGCGGCCTTCTTCGTTATCCAGACGCTCGGTATCAACACCGGTGTCTTCTGGGCGATTCTCGCCGGAACCCTCGCCGGCATCGCAATCGGTCAGGTTACCGAGTACTATACCGCACACTCCCCGGTGGCCCGCATCGCCGAGGCGAGCAAAACCGGCCCCGCCACGAACATCATTCACGGCCTGGCGGTCGGCCTCGAGTCCACCGCTCTGCCGATCCTGATCATCTGCGTCGGCATCTTCGTCGCCAACTACTGCGCCGGCCTCTACGGCATCGGCATCGCCGCGGTAGGCATGCTCGCCACCGTCGGGGTCACCATGACCGTCGACGCCTACGGCCCCATCGCCGACAACGCCGGCGGCATCTCCGAGATGGCCGGACTCGGCCCCGACGTGCGCAAAATCACCGACGGCCTCGACGCCATCGGCAACACCACCGCCGCCATCGGCAAAGGTTTCGCCATCGGTTCCGCGGCGCTGACCGCCCTGGCCCTCTTCTCCGCCTACGCCACGACGGTCAAGCTCGAGGTGATCAACCTGATCAACCCGATGGTCGTCATCGGTCTGCTGATCGGTGGAGCTCTGCCCTTTTTCATCGGCGCCCTGACCATGACCAGCGTCGGCCGCGCCGCCGGCAAAATGGTCGACGAGATCCGTCGGCAGTTCCGGGAAATTCCCGGTCTTCTCGAAGGCAAGCCGGGGGTCAAGCCCGAGCCGGAGAAGTGTGTCGATATCTCTGCTCGCGCCGCCCTGCGGGAGATGGTGCTGCCCGGCATGGTCGCCGTGATTGCCCCCGTCCTGATTGGCTTCGTGCTCGGCAAAGAGGCCATTGGCGGCATGCTTGCCGGCGCGACCCTGGCCGGTGTTCTGCTGGCCCTGATGATGTCCAACGGCGGCGGCGCCTGGGACAACGCTAAGAAGTACATTGAAAGCGGTCAACTGGACGGGGAGAAGAAGGGTGGCGACGCCCACGCGGCGGCCGTCATCGGCGACACCGTCGGCGACCCCTTCAAGGATACCTCCGGCCCGGCCATGAACATCCTCATCAAGCTGATGAGCGTTGTGTCCCTGGTCATCGCCCCTCTGCTGGTCTGAGTTTTAAATACCGCTGAATCAACCTGAACGTGATAGCCGGGGCTGGTCCCCGGCTATCGCATTTTTCAAGAGAGTAGGACCTATGGGTTTCAAATGCGGGATCGTCGGGTTGCCCAATGTGGGCAAGTCGACCATCTTCAACGCCATCACCTCCGCGGGGGCTGAATCGGCCAACTACCCCTTTTGCACCATCGAGCCGAACGTGGGGGTGGTCGCTGTTCCCGACAATCGCCTTGACACGCTGGCCGAGATCGTCAACCCTCAGCAGGTCCTCCCCACGACCATGGAATTCGTTGACATTGCCGGGCTGGTCAAGGGGGCGAGCCGTGGAGAGGGGCTGGGCAACCAGTTTCTCGGCCACATCCGTCAGGTCGACGCCATCGCCCATATCGTCCGTTGCTTTGAGGACGACAACGTGGTGCATGTCGACGGCTCGGTCGATCCTCTGCGCGACGTGGAGGTGATTCAGACCGAGTTGAACCTGTCCGACCTGGAGACGGTGGAAAAGCGCATCAGCCGTTCCGAAAAGCAGGCCCGAAGCGGCGACAAGAAGCTGAAGGCTGAGGTGGAGGTGCTGCTCAAGGTCCGCGAGTGTCTGAACGAAGGGCGCCCCGCCCGCTCGGCCCAACTTGCAGACGAGGAGCGCCGGGTCCTGGATGACCTGCATCTGATCACCTCCAAGCCGGTTCTGTACGTGGGCAATGTCTCCGAGGACGATCTCGAAGGCCAGCATCCCTTCGTTGGCTTGTTGAAGGAGCATGCCGCCGCGGAAGGTTCCGAAATCGTCGTGATCTGCGGCAAGATCGAAGCGGAAGTCGCCGAACTTCCCGCCGAGGAAAAGGGGGAGTTTTTGGCAGAGCTCGGCCTTTCAGCCAGCGGGCTGGACCGGATGGTCCATGCCGGCTACCACCTTCTCGGCCTGATCACCTACTTTACGGCCGGGGTCAAGGAGGTGCGGGCCTGGACCGTTCCTCTCGGGGCCAAAGCTCCGGCGGCCGCCGGGGTAATCCATACCGATTTCGAAAAAGGGTTCATTCGGGCCGATGTCATCGGTTACGAGGACTTTGTCCGGGTCGGAGGGGAGGCGGCTGCCAAGGAAAAGGGTCTGATGCGCCTGGAGGGCAAGGACTACGTGGTCCGTGACGGTGACGTCATGCACTTCCGGTTCAACGTCTGACAGGAAAATCGATTGAATTTGAATGTGAATCGTGCTAAAAAGTGTAATTCATTTGGACGGGGCCTAGGGCCCGCTCCTTGCTCCGGATTGTTCCGGGGCTAAAAACCCGAGAGGAGAAAGACAATGCGTACCTACGAAGCGATTTTCATTGTCCACCCTGAAAAGGTCGGCGATGAGTACGCGGGCGTGATCGAGAAGTTCAAGGGGGTCCTGACCGAGCAGGGGGCCGAGGTTCTCAAGGTCGATGAATGGGGAACCCGCAAGCTGGCCTACCCGGTCAAGAAGCAGACCCGGGGCAGCTATGTCCTGGTGATCTTCGATGGCGAGCCGCAGATTATCGGCGAATTTGAGCGCCGGCTGCGTCTGGACGAGAGCATCATGAAGTTCCAGACCGTGCTTCTCGAGCAGGGCTTCGAAGTGGTAGCTCCCGCAGAGACTCCCGCAGAGACTCCCGCAGAGACTCCCGCAGAGACTCCCGCAGAGACCGCGTAGACCGAATCGACCATTTTCACGGAGGATATTCACCATGGCTTTTCAAAGAAAACCTGCTGGAAGATCGGGTGGTGCTCCCCAGCGTCGCCGTTTCACCCGTCGCAAGGGCTGCCGCTTCTGTGCCGACAAGACGATGAAGATCGACTACAAGGAAATCAGGAACCTGCGCTACTTCGTTTCCGAGCGGGGCAAGATTATCCCTCGCCGGATCTCCGGCAACTGCGCCGAACACCAGCGCAAGGTCTGTGAAGCGATCAAGCGGGCGCGCAATATTGCGCTGCTGCCCTTCACCGCCAGCCACGCCGTCGACTAGGGGCAGAACTGTACTCGGTGGACGCTTCCTCTGTTCAGTCGTCAAAGGCTCCTGTGCGGCAACAGTCTGGCTTCCTGGTTGTCGGGATAGTCCTGACCCTGTTGCTGCAATGGGCCGCCGCGGGCCTCGGACCCGCCGGGATCTTTGTCAATCTGTCTGTCCCTCTGCCGGCTGCCTACGCCCTGTTGCGGGGCGGTCCTGCGATCGGCGCCGGAGTCGTGGCGCTGACAACGGGGGCGCTCTTCGCCCTTGGCGAGGCCGCAGGGGCAACGGCATACCTGCTGCAGTTCGGTCTTGCCTCCTTGGTGCTCCCCGCTTTGTTGCGCAGGGGCTGGTCATGGGATCGGGCGGTGGTCGCCACCCTGGCGGTGGTGGTCGGTGTTGTTGCCCTGACGGTGGGAGGTTATGCCGCATCGCGCGGTCTCCCGGTCTCCGAACTGGCCAGCCAGTATGTGCAGGGGGAGGTCGACAGGGCTCTGGCTATCTACGAGGCTGCCGATCTGCCCGAGGCCCAGATTCAGGAGCTGACCGAAGTGGCTCAGCGCATGGCCGAGTTGCTGCTTGTTGCCTACCCCGGCTTGGTTGTGGTGGTGACGGGCGGTCTGCTTTTTCTCATGGTCCTGTTTCTCTCGGCGTTCGCTAGGGGGAGATATGTCCTGGCGGGCCCAGACTTCGCTCGGTGGAAGGCGTCCGAGGTTCTCGTCTGGCCACTTATCGCGGCCGGTTTAGGCGTCGCCTTTGGCGACGGACTGGCGGGACATGTCGCCCTGAACGTGCTGGTCGTTCTTCTGCCGATATATTTTCTGCAGGGACTGGCGATCGTAACTTATTTCTTTCGTAAGAAAGGCATTTCCCCGGCCCTCAGGGCCATGGGGTATGTGCTGATCGCAATACTTAACCCACTGCCCTTGATTGTTACCGGGCTTGGTGTGTTTGATCTGTGGGTTGATTTCCGGAAACCCCGTATCAGGAATACCTAGATCTTTTGTGGAGGAGATCAATGGATATCATTCTGACCGAAAACGTGGACGGCCTGGGAAACATCGGTGACCAGGTCAAAGTCAAGCCGGGCTACGCCCGCAACTATCTGGTTCCCCGTGGCTTTGCCGTAGCGGCCGATTCCCGCAATCTCAAGGAAATGGAGCACCAGAAACGCCAGATGGAGCGCAAGCTGCAAAGGGTGACGCAGGCCGCTGAGGTTCTCAAGGGCCGGGTCGAGGCGGCTACCTGTGTCTTTGCCCATCGTGCAGGCGAGGAGGGGAAACTGTTCGGCTCCGTGACTTCCATGGAGATCGCCTCCAAGCTCGCAGAAGCTGGCATCGAAATCGACCGCAAGAAGATCCAGCTTGACGAGGCGATCAAGACCCTCGGCGACCACCAGGTCGAGGTCAAACTCGATGCCGGGGTGACCGCCTCGATAAAGGTTTCCGTGGTTGCCTCAGAAGAGTAATCTCTTCGATCGGGGAGCGGAATCGCCGCTCCCCGATCGTTAGCGATTAAAGCAGTTATGTAATCTATGATCGAAGCACCCTCTCACCGCCTGCCTCCCCAGAATCTTGAAGGGGAGATGTCCGTTCTTGGCGGGGTTCTCCTGGAGAATGAGGCCCTCAACAAGGCGCTTGAGATTCTGCGTCCCGAGGATTTCTACCGGGAAGGCCATCGCAAGATCTTCTCCGCCCTCATCGAGCTGTCCGATAAGGGGGAGCCTGCCGATCTGGTGACTCTGACCTCCGCCCTCAAGGGCCAGGGGGAGCTGGAGGCCGTCGGCGGCAGTACCTACCTGGCCACCCTCGTCGATTTCGTTCCGACCGCCGCCAACATCGTCTACTACTGCAAGATGGTCAAGGAAAAGGCCGTCTCCAGGCGCCTGATCAATGTCGCCACAGAGATCGCTTCGCGCGGTTACGGCGGCGGCGAGGTCGAACAGACCCTCGACTGGGCCGAGAAGTCAATTTTCGACATCACCGGGATGCGTACCCGGCCCTCCTACTTTTCCACCAAAGAGATCCTCAAGGACACCTTCAAGACCATCGAAAAGCTCTTTGACCGCAAGGAGTTGGTGACGGGGGTGCCTACCGGGTTTACCGACCTGGACCACATGACCGCCGGGCTCCAGCCTGGCGATCTGGTGATCCTCGCCGGCCGTCCCTCCATGGGCAAGACCGCATTCTGTCTCAACCTGGTGGAGTATGCCGCGGTTCATCCCGAGACGCCGGTGCCCACGCTCGTCTTCTCCTTGGAGATGGGGAAGGAGCAGCTGGTGCAGCGCATGCTCTGCTCCGTCTCCCGAGTCGATGCCAGTCGTCTGCGCACCGGGCACCTCGGGGATTCTGACTGGCCCAAGCTCACCAACGGAGCAGGCATTCTCTCCGAGGCGCCGATCTACATCGACGACACTCCCGCGATCTCGGTCCTTGAGGTCCGTGCCAAATCGAGGCGGCTGAAGGCTGAAAAGAACCTCGGCCTGATCGTGGTCGATTCCCTGCAGTTGATGCAGGGCAGCAATCCCGAGAGCCGGCAGCAGGAGATATCCGAGATCTCCCGTTCCCTCAAGGCCCTCGCCAAAGAGTTGAGTGTCCCCGTGGTGGCTCTCTCTCAGCTCAACCGTTCCCTGGAGAATCGAACCGACAAAAGGCCGATCATGGCCGATCTGCGTGAGTCCGGCGCCATCGAACAGGACGCCGACGTCATCATGTTTGTTTACCGCGAGTCGGTCTACTGCGAGGTCTGCAAAAAACGGGACGGTTCATGCGACAAGGGGCATGAAAAGGACGCCGAGATCGTCGTCGGCAAACAGCGTAACGGCCCCATCGGCACCGTAAACCTGACCTTTCGCGGCGAATTTACTCGCTTCGAGAACCAGTCCCGCCGCGAAGATAATTTCTAGAGAAAGCGATTTGCCAGAGTGGTGTATGCCGCCGCCCTCCAGGGCCCTGTGGATTTTTCCGCGGGGCTTTTTGTTTGAAAAGCATCGGATAATGTGCAAATCTGTGAAACAGGGGTTCGCTCACTGACTTGACTTGCGGCGGCCCGGGTGGGTTGTGTACCTGGTGATCCCCAGTAGAATGTTGACAGGGTTTCAGTCTGCCCGGTATGCCGAGAAGGTCTGCCGGGGCGAAAGAGGACTGGCCCAGACAAGGGGTCGTGGGGATGTTGCCGGGTCCTGAAAGGGCCGGCGAAAAGGGGGTGTCTCATGGGGGTCTTTAGTCGCAAGGACAACAGGGCGGGCAAACGTGTCGACAAGCCCAAGGAAGAGGGTCAGGAGCTGACCCTGGTGACCGATTGCTACTGCGCCAATGGCCACAACCTCACCAGTGACCTGGCGACCTTCGACGGGTTCAACGGGATTACCATCACGTTGCGCAACAGCCGGCAGGAGGGGCTCCTCTGCCTGAGTCCCCTCATCGGCGACACGGGGCGGTCCTTTTTCAATTTCGAGGGTGAGGCCGGGGAGATCGTCGAGATCTGCTGCCCCACATGCTCCGAGCCGTTGCCGGTCTACAACGAGTGCGTCTGCGGGGCCGACCTCGTCGCGTTTTTCTCCTCCCCCAAGGTTGACTTCGGCAATTGCATCGGGATTTGCCAACGAATCGGCTGCCTGCATTCGGAAATCAAAAGCAACCGTGATCTTCGTCTCTTCAGCCGCCGGGGTTTTTTTGACTGAGCTTCGCCTTTCGAAGGTCTGCGGGCTTGGCCTGCCCTTCTTTTTTCGGACGGGGAGCCTCTCGGGGCAGTGGCCCGCATGGTGTGTTTAAAGATTCATCACATTGTGCCTATATGGTGGGCAAATATTGTCCGAGTCACGGGGTTGAGAGGAACACAATGGACCGGGAAACCGTTGGGAAAGGGGGGTCGATAGGGCCTCCCCGAACCGGCACGAAACCTGCTAATCTACCAAAATGTAAACAGATCGGACACGACGGCGTGAATCCGATTTGGGCGAGGCGGCCCGCGGGATTGTTATCCCGGGGGCTTTTTTTGTGGAAAAAAATTGAGAAATTGCTTAATATTTCGTCACTAAATGTCCGTTGTCAGGTCGTCCCCTTCGGCCGCCGCCCTTAAACGAAGGAATGCCTATGCTTGCCATTGCCTGTATCAAGCAGGTTCCCGACACCACACAGGTTCAGATCGACCCCGAAACCAATACCCTGATCCGGGAAGGAATCCCCTTTATCGTCAACCCTTACGACACCCATGCCCTGGAGGAGAGCCTCGCCCTGCAGGACCGCTTCGGCCTGCGGTCGGTCGCCCTTTCCATGGGCCCTCCCAATACAGAGGCGACCCTGCGCAAGGCCTGCGCCCTCGGGGTGAACGAGGCGATCCTCCTCTCCGATCGCTGTTTCGGTGGAGCGGATACCCTCGCCACGAGCAAGGTTCTCTCCGCCGCTATCGAGCGCCTCGCGGCAGAGGAGGACCTCGGCATTGTCTTCTGCGGCAAGCAGACGATCGACGGTGACACGGCCCAAGTCGGCCCGGGCATCGCTTCGCGTCTCGGGCTGCACCAGTTGACCCTCGTCGATCGTATCGAGAAACTCGATCTGGAGAAGAAGACCATTCGGGTGCGGCGCAAGCTCGAAGGGCGCCACGAGGTCGTCGAGGCGCCCTTGCCGGTGATGATCACCGTCGTTCGGGAACTGAACCGCCCCCGGTACCCGACCGTGCCGATGCGCCTGACCGCCCGGGATGTCGATGTGAAGACCTGGGACAACGGCGTCCTGCAACTCGATCCCGAAACGGTCGGTCTGAAGGGCTCGCCGACATGGGTGAGCAAGATTTTTTCCCCAGAGCGCGATCAGGGCGAGATTATCGGCGACGGGGCGAACGACCCGGAGGGGACGGCGCAACTGTTGATCGACAAGCTTCTGAGCAAGGACCTGCTGGCCCTTTAGGGCCCGGTTTCCAAAGGGATATGGATATGGAAGAGAAGAAGAAACTGAAAAAGCCCCGCGGCAAGGCCCGGCTCATCGAGGGGCGCTGCATCGCCTGCGGCGAGCGCTGTCTGTCAGTCTGCCCCGTCGACGGCATTTGCATGAACGCAGCCGGCGAGCCCGAGATCATCCCTGAAAAGTGCATCGGTTGCGTCAAGTGCATCAAGGTTTGCCCGGCCGAGGCCCTGGAGATGTTTTACACCCCCGAGGAACAGGAACTCCTCCGCCAGTGGGAGGCGCAGCACGGCTCCGCGGAGGAGGAGGTCGACGACGAGGAGCGCCAGAGGCGGGAGATGCTCGCGCGCTACAAGGGAGTCTGGGTCATCGTCGAGCAATACGCCGGAGAGACGGCCAAGG carries:
- a CDS encoding electron transfer flavoprotein subunit beta/FixA family protein, with the translated sequence MLAIACIKQVPDTTQVQIDPETNTLIREGIPFIVNPYDTHALEESLALQDRFGLRSVALSMGPPNTEATLRKACALGVNEAILLSDRCFGGADTLATSKVLSAAIERLAAEEDLGIVFCGKQTIDGDTAQVGPGIASRLGLHQLTLVDRIEKLDLEKKTIRVRRKLEGRHEVVEAPLPVMITVVRELNRPRYPTVPMRLTARDVDVKTWDNGVLQLDPETVGLKGSPTWVSKIFSPERDQGEIIGDGANDPEGTAQLLIDKLLSKDLLAL